One part of the Sphingobium yanoikuyae genome encodes these proteins:
- a CDS encoding VOC family protein: MLLRRPSPLVDPASGVLRADHFQIAYATNNIDRAQAILADRYGIGAFRRLEGPLAAGGQIRVELAWVGPVMYELLTASGPGSDIYMDRLAPGDAFQLRHHHLGYLIHDAAQWQALLARAQADGLPVPHVSHNEGFMDSCFVDAPELGHYLEYIFPTQAGIDFFAAVPAT, encoded by the coding sequence ATGTTGTTGCGCCGACCATCGCCGCTTGTCGACCCGGCATCGGGCGTGCTGCGCGCCGACCATTTCCAGATCGCCTATGCGACCAACAATATCGACCGGGCACAGGCGATCCTGGCCGATCGCTATGGCATCGGCGCCTTTCGCCGGCTCGAAGGACCGCTGGCGGCCGGCGGCCAGATCCGCGTCGAACTGGCCTGGGTCGGTCCGGTCATGTATGAATTGCTCACCGCCTCAGGGCCGGGATCGGACATCTACATGGACCGGCTCGCCCCCGGCGATGCTTTCCAACTGCGCCATCATCATCTGGGCTATCTGATCCACGACGCCGCGCAGTGGCAGGCGCTGCTCGCCCGCGCGCAGGCCGACGGCCTGCCCGTCCCCCATGTCAGCCATAACGAAGGCTTCATGGACAGCTGCTTCGTCGATGCGCCGGAGCTTGGCCATTATCTCGAATATATTTTCCCGACCCAAGCCGGGATCGACTTCTTCGCCGCCGTTCCCGCCACCTGA
- a CDS encoding oxidoreductase, with translation MMMQEIGVGLIGYGLGGRAFHAPYVLATPGMALRAVVSRDPAKVHAGLPGMQVVADVDALLALPGIDLVIVCSPDELHADHAIAALRAGKHVLVDKPFATSLADARRVAAEAEGAGRLLAIFQNRRWDADFRTLRRLIAEGRLGEIIQFESHFDRWRPTPATTWKDARAAGIWQDLGPHLVDQALCLFGKPEGVSADIAALREGAASPDYFHVTLRYSRHRVLLHATKQAAAHGLRFVVHGTGGSWIKNGTDGQEAATVAGQRPEGADWGVDPQPGHLTDAAGDSHMVMNERGDYRLFWQALADAIRGEGANPVPADEAIAVMEILETGLRSSAERREIQP, from the coding sequence ATGATGATGCAGGAAATCGGCGTGGGCCTGATCGGCTATGGGCTTGGCGGGCGGGCGTTCCACGCGCCCTATGTGCTGGCGACGCCGGGCATGGCGCTGCGCGCGGTGGTCTCGCGCGATCCGGCCAAGGTCCATGCCGGCCTGCCGGGCATGCAGGTGGTGGCCGATGTCGATGCGCTGCTGGCATTGCCGGGGATCGATCTGGTCATCGTGTGCAGCCCGGACGAGCTGCATGCCGACCATGCGATCGCCGCGCTGCGGGCGGGCAAGCATGTGCTGGTGGACAAGCCCTTCGCCACAAGCCTAGCCGATGCGCGCCGGGTCGCGGCCGAGGCGGAAGGCGCGGGCAGGTTGCTGGCGATCTTCCAGAACCGGCGCTGGGACGCGGATTTCCGCACCTTGCGCCGGCTGATCGCCGAGGGGCGGTTGGGCGAGATCATCCAGTTCGAAAGCCATTTCGACCGTTGGCGACCGACCCCGGCGACGACCTGGAAGGATGCGCGGGCGGCGGGCATCTGGCAGGATCTGGGGCCGCATCTGGTCGATCAGGCGCTGTGCCTGTTCGGCAAGCCCGAAGGGGTGAGCGCGGACATTGCCGCGCTGCGCGAGGGGGCAGCGTCGCCCGACTATTTCCATGTGACGCTGCGCTATTCGCGCCATCGCGTGCTGCTGCATGCGACCAAGCAGGCGGCGGCGCATGGGTTGCGCTTCGTCGTCCATGGCACGGGCGGCAGCTGGATCAAGAATGGGACCGACGGGCAGGAGGCGGCGACGGTCGCGGGGCAGCGGCCCGAGGGGGCGGACTGGGGCGTCGATCCGCAGCCGGGCCATCTGACCGATGCGGCGGGCGATAGCCATATGGTTATGAATGAACGTGGCGATTACCGGCTGTTCTGGCAGGCGCTGGCCGATGCGATCCGGGGCGAGGGCGCCAATCCGGTGCCGGCGGACGAAGCGATCGCGGTGATGGAAATATTGGAAACAGGCCTGCGCAGCAGCGCGGAAAGGCGCGAAATCCAGCCCTGA
- a CDS encoding sigma-70 family RNA polymerase sigma factor, with translation MKPTSPKVVDLLPALMRYARRLTGNESDAEDLVQDALVRAYANADSYQRGRPLRVWLFSILHNVFVSGTRRAAVRERFRADAVAQAEPVTAPAQEQMVRLHQIEAALTALPEEQQAVLHLVAVEGLSYQDAADAIGIPIGTLISRLSRARAKLRALEEGAPAVRPGHLRIVRD, from the coding sequence ATGAAACCCACGTCGCCCAAGGTCGTCGACCTGCTGCCTGCGCTGATGCGCTATGCCCGTCGACTGACCGGCAATGAAAGCGATGCCGAGGATCTGGTCCAGGATGCGCTGGTGCGCGCCTATGCCAATGCCGACAGCTATCAGCGCGGCCGGCCACTGCGCGTCTGGCTGTTTTCCATCCTGCACAATGTCTTCGTCAGCGGCACCCGCCGGGCGGCCGTGCGCGAACGGTTCCGCGCCGATGCCGTGGCGCAGGCCGAGCCGGTGACGGCGCCGGCACAGGAGCAGATGGTGCGGCTGCACCAGATTGAGGCGGCGCTGACCGCCCTGCCGGAGGAGCAGCAGGCCGTGCTGCATCTCGTCGCGGTCGAGGGGCTTTCCTATCAGGATGCGGCCGACGCGATCGGCATTCCCATCGGCACGCTGATTTCGCGCCTGTCCCGCGCCCGCGCTAAGCTGCGCGCACTGGAGGAGGGGGCACCCGCCGTGCGCCCCGGCCATCTGCGCATCGTGAGGGATTGA
- a CDS encoding anti-sigma factor family protein — translation MAELTITECELHAYVDDQLDAMGRLEVADYLVRNPDVAARVLADLSVRDAMRALAERDEQPVPQRLHDSARKVEGALHRSRLFRRLSGGLAMAAGIVAAVALGVGKLNMGVAPTAQAMPVFIEEALMSHKTALVRSHMKSQPEIPHFDPADVRSATHINVPVLPAGWRVLDVQLFPSDYGPSLQLVIDAGEKAPVSLFAARAVTGLPETPRTQVVDGETIAYWARKGTVYVLTGVESQDFLQKHAADLANNQDA, via the coding sequence ATGGCGGAACTCACCATCACCGAATGCGAACTGCACGCCTATGTCGACGACCAACTCGACGCCATGGGGCGGCTGGAAGTGGCCGATTATCTGGTGCGCAATCCCGATGTCGCCGCGCGTGTGCTGGCCGACCTGTCGGTGCGCGATGCGATGCGGGCGCTGGCGGAGCGCGACGAGCAGCCTGTGCCGCAACGCCTGCACGACAGCGCCCGCAAGGTGGAGGGGGCGCTGCACCGCAGCCGCCTGTTTCGCCGGTTGAGCGGCGGGCTGGCGATGGCGGCGGGCATCGTCGCCGCGGTGGCGCTGGGCGTCGGCAAGCTGAACATGGGCGTCGCGCCGACGGCGCAGGCGATGCCGGTCTTCATCGAGGAGGCCTTGATGTCGCACAAGACCGCGCTGGTGCGGTCGCACATGAAGTCGCAGCCCGAAATCCCGCATTTCGACCCGGCCGATGTCCGGTCCGCCACCCATATCAACGTGCCGGTGCTGCCGGCCGGCTGGCGGGTGCTGGACGTGCAGCTCTTCCCGTCGGACTATGGGCCGAGCCTGCAACTGGTAATCGACGCGGGCGAAAAGGCGCCGGTGTCGCTGTTCGCGGCGCGGGCCGTCACCGGCCTGCCGGAAACGCCGCGCACCCAGGTCGTCGACGGCGAGACCATCGCCTACTGGGCCCGCAAGGGCACCGTCTATGTGCTGACCGGCGTGGAATCCCAGGATTTCCTGCAGAAGCACGCGGCCGATCTGGCCAATAATCAGGACGCATGA
- a CDS encoding FAD-dependent oxidoreductase: MSIDLSQQTGALRRRADVCVIGAGAAGITTARQLLAAGHQVLLLESGGLDYERETADLNAGRNVGQAYYDLDDARLRFFGGTTAIWGGRCATLDPIDLQRRDWVAGSGWPLSWDELQDYYGQARGIFEIGDEPASAEALSAHGVPLPGFDRSELHMPVWNFDPRFNRFTFDACQDLRDHPRCEIITHASVTRIVTKDGAISRIEAKALAGAHLHVEARAFVLAAGGIENARLLLASNIGNERDQVGRHFMEHPHARGGRIVDAKAWPLLKAFGRRHRIGGHDMAALITPSADLQRREGLLNSSLTIVGRQPARASQFWGMRAYGSLKHDMSPTRSGRRMWMMTKKAATWAQRHVDPLRPWLLHKAGKLEIALLVRAEQAPNPDSRVLLTKERDALGVPRVALDWRLSAIDKHSVTGLVDGLGRELKRLGMGRVERADWLDEPGELWRNDPLISSHAIGGYHHMGTTRMATDPRQGVVDADGRVHGQANLYVVGSSTFPTSSWANPTLTIAALALRTADRLSVALNRPVAQPVRVPGLAKAS, from the coding sequence ATGAGCATTGATCTCTCGCAACAGACCGGCGCGCTGCGCCGGCGGGCAGATGTCTGCGTCATCGGCGCGGGCGCGGCCGGCATCACCACCGCGCGCCAGCTGCTGGCGGCCGGGCATCAGGTGCTGCTGCTGGAAAGCGGCGGGCTGGACTATGAGCGGGAAACCGCCGACCTCAACGCCGGCAGGAATGTCGGCCAGGCCTATTATGATCTGGACGATGCGCGGCTGCGCTTCTTTGGCGGCACGACGGCGATCTGGGGCGGGCGCTGCGCCACGCTGGATCCGATCGACCTGCAGCGCCGCGACTGGGTGGCGGGGTCAGGCTGGCCGCTGTCCTGGGACGAACTGCAGGATTATTATGGGCAGGCGCGCGGCATTTTCGAGATTGGCGACGAGCCGGCGAGCGCCGAGGCGCTGAGCGCCCATGGCGTGCCGCTGCCCGGCTTCGACCGGTCGGAACTGCACATGCCGGTGTGGAATTTCGACCCGCGCTTCAACCGCTTCACCTTCGACGCGTGCCAGGATCTGCGCGACCATCCGCGCTGCGAGATCATCACCCATGCCAGCGTCACGCGGATCGTGACGAAGGATGGCGCGATCAGCCGGATTGAGGCGAAGGCGCTGGCCGGCGCGCATCTGCATGTCGAGGCGCGCGCCTTCGTGCTGGCGGCGGGCGGGATCGAGAATGCCCGGCTGCTGCTGGCATCGAACATCGGCAATGAGCGCGATCAGGTCGGCCGCCACTTCATGGAACATCCCCATGCGCGCGGCGGGCGGATCGTCGATGCCAAGGCTTGGCCGCTGCTCAAGGCGTTCGGCCGGCGGCACCGGATCGGCGGCCATGACATGGCGGCGCTCATCACGCCGTCTGCCGATCTGCAGCGGCGCGAGGGGCTGCTCAACAGTTCGCTGACCATCGTCGGGCGGCAACCGGCGCGGGCGTCGCAATTCTGGGGTATGCGGGCCTATGGCTCGCTCAAGCACGACATGTCGCCGACGCGCAGTGGCCGGCGGATGTGGATGATGACCAAGAAGGCGGCGACCTGGGCCCAGCGCCATGTCGATCCGCTGCGCCCCTGGCTGTTGCACAAGGCGGGCAAGCTGGAGATCGCGCTGCTGGTGCGGGCCGAACAGGCGCCCAATCCCGACAGCCGGGTGCTGCTGACCAAGGAACGCGACGCGCTGGGCGTGCCGCGCGTGGCGCTGGACTGGCGGCTGTCGGCGATCGACAAGCATAGCGTGACGGGACTGGTCGATGGCCTGGGCCGCGAACTCAAGCGGCTGGGCATGGGCCGGGTCGAGCGTGCCGATTGGCTGGACGAGCCGGGCGAGCTGTGGCGCAACGATCCGCTCATCTCCTCCCACGCGATCGGCGGCTATCATCATATGGGCACGACCCGCATGGCGACCGATCCGCGCCAGGGCGTGGTCGACGCCGATGGCCGCGTGCATGGCCAGGCCAATCTCTATGTCGTGGGGTCTTCGACCTTCCCGACATCGAGCTGGGCCAATCCGACCCTGACCATCGCTGCGCTGGCGCTGCGCACGGCGGATCGGCTGTCGGTCGCGCTCAACCGGCCAGTGGCGCAGCCGGTGCGGGTGCCGGGACTGGCGAAGGCGTCGTAG
- a CDS encoding DUF4982 domain-containing protein: MKRKSAVGARMRQLRGGLALLALAPLLPALPAAAHDASTVTASPRQSYNLNPGWLMTTGDQAGAQQPGFDDKGWQSVTLPNAFNETQAFARDIKALSTGIIWYRKHISLPADATRGRAFLEFEGVRQAAEIWVNGRSVALSEHGVMAFGADLTAALKPGDNVIAVRVDNDWKYKERATGSGFQWNNDNFNVNYGGITKNVRLHLTGPVYQTLPLYSSLGTTGQYVWADGFDIAGRRATIHAESQVRNDSAAARALSLRVEIRDPAGRRIARFDSAATSIAPGQTAALAAAAPVADLHYWSWGYGYLYTVTTSLMDKDKVIDSVDTKTGFRQTRFGDGKVDLNGRTIMVHGYAQRTSNEWPAVGTSIPPWISDFSNALMVESGGNLVRWMHVTPSKQDIESADRVGLMQAMPAGDAESDVTGRRWDQRKEVMRDAIIYNRNNPSILFYESGNENISEAHMAEMKAIRDQYDPHGGRAIGSREMLDSRIAEYGGEMMYINKSAKHPMWSMEYSRDEAARAYQDNFTPPFHKDAPAYNRNQDSHAIEDVKRWNDYYVMRPGTGTRVSSGGVNIIWSDSNTHFRGDNNYRRSGEVDAVRIPKQGFFAHQVMWNDWVDSVTPATHIIGHWNYAPGTVKDMSVVSNGDSVELFLNGRSLGKGQRSDSFLFSWKAIAFAPGTLRAVATHADGKTSEYSLATTGPAVALKLTPHVSPRGFVMDGADIALVDVEAVDAQGRRVPVDASKVHFDLKGPALWRGGIAQGDSQGKVRAGQTEGEAVVTKAHGADGTTSYAGTAREEDNYILSPDLPLEGGVNRVLIRAGTKAGTVSLTATAPGLKAASLSIQTKLPAATRGGLSTDFADAFQPGSLVRGPTPATPSFTQHRTTFVAQDIRAGSGQADAGATVDDNELTRWASDGKPDNGWIEYRFATPVRLSEIDLKLVGWRSRAYPLELTIDGKSVWRGETERQLGYTTLRFPATTGQTLRIRQTGPVQDKDAFGKVVELASARQAGDTGADAVPPGWHLGIVEAEFHGPVD, translated from the coding sequence ATGAAGCGGAAATCGGCTGTCGGCGCGCGGATGCGTCAGTTGCGGGGTGGCCTGGCCCTGCTGGCGCTGGCGCCGCTCCTGCCCGCTCTCCCCGCCGCCGCCCATGACGCCTCCACCGTCACCGCCTCGCCGCGCCAGAGCTATAATCTCAATCCCGGCTGGCTGATGACCACCGGCGATCAGGCCGGCGCACAGCAACCCGGCTTTGACGACAAGGGCTGGCAGAGCGTCACCCTGCCCAATGCTTTCAACGAGACGCAGGCCTTCGCCCGCGATATCAAGGCGCTGTCCACCGGCATCATCTGGTATCGCAAGCATATCAGCCTTCCCGCCGATGCGACACGCGGCAGGGCCTTCCTGGAATTTGAAGGCGTGCGCCAGGCCGCCGAGATCTGGGTCAATGGCCGCTCGGTTGCCCTGTCCGAACATGGCGTGATGGCCTTTGGCGCCGATCTTACGGCTGCGCTCAAGCCCGGCGACAATGTCATCGCCGTGCGCGTCGACAATGACTGGAAATATAAGGAACGCGCCACCGGCAGCGGCTTCCAGTGGAACAATGACAATTTCAACGTCAATTATGGCGGCATTACCAAGAATGTCCGGCTCCACCTGACCGGCCCGGTCTATCAGACGCTGCCGCTCTATTCGTCGCTCGGTACCACCGGCCAATATGTCTGGGCCGACGGTTTCGACATCGCCGGCCGCCGCGCGACCATCCATGCCGAAAGCCAGGTCCGCAACGACAGCGCCGCCGCCCGCGCCTTGTCGCTCCGCGTCGAAATCCGCGATCCCGCCGGCCGCCGCATCGCCCGGTTCGACAGCGCCGCCACCTCGATCGCGCCCGGCCAGACCGCCGCCCTCGCCGCCGCCGCGCCGGTGGCCGACCTCCATTATTGGAGCTGGGGCTATGGCTATCTCTACACGGTGACGACCAGCCTGATGGACAAGGACAAAGTGATCGACAGCGTCGACACGAAGACCGGCTTCCGCCAGACCCGCTTCGGCGATGGCAAGGTCGACCTCAACGGCCGCACCATCATGGTCCATGGCTATGCCCAGCGCACCTCCAACGAATGGCCCGCCGTCGGCACCTCCATCCCGCCCTGGATCAGCGACTTTTCCAACGCGCTGATGGTGGAAAGCGGCGGCAACCTCGTCCGCTGGATGCACGTCACCCCATCCAAGCAGGACATCGAATCCGCCGACCGCGTCGGCCTGATGCAGGCGATGCCGGCGGGCGACGCCGAAAGCGACGTCACCGGCCGCCGCTGGGACCAGCGCAAGGAAGTGATGCGCGACGCGATCATCTATAATCGCAACAATCCCTCGATCCTCTTCTACGAAAGCGGGAACGAGAATATCAGCGAAGCGCATATGGCGGAGATGAAGGCGATCCGCGATCAATACGATCCCCATGGCGGCCGCGCCATCGGATCGCGCGAGATGCTGGACAGCCGCATCGCCGAATATGGCGGCGAGATGATGTATATCAACAAGAGCGCGAAGCATCCGATGTGGTCGATGGAATATAGCCGCGACGAAGCCGCCCGCGCCTATCAGGACAATTTCACCCCGCCCTTCCACAAGGATGCGCCCGCCTATAATCGCAACCAGGACAGCCACGCCATCGAGGATGTGAAGCGCTGGAACGACTATTATGTCATGCGGCCGGGCACCGGCACCCGCGTCAGTTCGGGCGGCGTCAACATCATCTGGTCGGACAGCAACACCCATTTTCGCGGCGACAATAATTATCGCCGCTCGGGCGAGGTCGACGCCGTGCGTATCCCCAAGCAGGGCTTTTTCGCGCATCAGGTGATGTGGAACGACTGGGTCGACAGCGTCACCCCCGCCACCCACATCATCGGCCACTGGAACTATGCGCCCGGCACGGTCAAGGACATGAGCGTCGTGTCCAATGGAGATAGCGTCGAACTGTTCCTCAACGGCCGCTCGCTCGGCAAGGGCCAGCGCAGCGATAGTTTCCTCTTCAGCTGGAAGGCTATCGCCTTCGCGCCCGGCACGCTGCGCGCCGTCGCCACCCACGCCGATGGCAAGACGTCGGAATATAGCCTCGCCACCACCGGCCCGGCGGTCGCGCTCAAACTCACCCCCCATGTCTCGCCGCGCGGCTTCGTCATGGACGGCGCCGACATCGCGCTGGTCGATGTCGAGGCGGTCGATGCCCAGGGCCGCCGCGTGCCGGTCGACGCCAGCAAGGTCCATTTCGATCTCAAGGGGCCGGCGCTCTGGCGCGGCGGCATTGCCCAGGGCGACAGCCAGGGCAAGGTCCGCGCCGGCCAGACCGAAGGCGAAGCGGTGGTGACCAAGGCGCATGGCGCGGACGGCACCACCTCCTATGCCGGCACCGCACGCGAGGAGGATAATTATATCCTCTCGCCCGACCTGCCGCTGGAAGGCGGCGTCAACCGCGTCCTGATCCGCGCAGGCACCAAGGCGGGCACGGTGTCGCTCACCGCTACCGCGCCGGGCCTCAAAGCCGCCAGCCTGTCGATCCAGACCAAGCTGCCCGCCGCCACCAGGGGCGGTCTGTCGACCGACTTCGCCGACGCCTTCCAGCCCGGCAGCCTGGTGCGCGGGCCGACACCCGCCACCCCCAGCTTCACGCAGCACCGCACAACCTTCGTTGCGCAGGACATCCGCGCCGGGTCGGGACAGGCCGATGCCGGCGCCACCGTCGACGACAATGAACTCACCCGCTGGGCGAGCGACGGCAAGCCGGACAATGGCTGGATCGAATATCGCTTCGCCACGCCGGTGCGCCTCAGCGAAATCGACCTGAAACTGGTCGGCTGGCGCTCGCGCGCCTATCCGCTCGAACTGACGATCGACGGCAAGAGCGTCTGGCGCGGCGAGACCGAACGGCAGCTCGGCTACACCACGCTGCGCTTCCCCGCCACGACCGGCCAGACATTACGCATCCGCCAGACCGGCCCGGTGCAGGACAAGGACGCCTTCGGCAAGGTGGTGGAACTCGCCAGCGCCCGCCAGGCCGGCGACACCGGCGCCGACGCCGTCCCGCCCGGCTGGCATCTGGGCATCGTCGAAGCCGAATTCCACGGCCCGGTCGACTGA
- a CDS encoding rhamnogalacturonan lyase — translation MRTTIRAFTMMLGLATSTMALATGPTARIAAERLDRGAVALPAQGGGMLITWRLLADDPATIRFRLLRDGKPIHDSRVGEATAFVDRKGSATSRYAVQRIGDKGAPSPAMMWDKSYLSIPLTPPADGVTPAGESFSYTANDASAADLDGDGRYEIILKWDPTNSHDNSQGGYSGPVLLDAYRLDGTRLWRIDLGRNIRAGAHYTQFLAFDFDGDGRAEVAMKTADGTVDGIGTVIGDAKADWRGHDGEVPQRDRTGAKVLPDGTKVAPMQGRIVKGPEYLTVFDGLTGKALATAPYDPPRYPGGNPTTEQLTESWGDGYANRSDRFLAGVAYLDGHLPSMVFGRGYYARTAIAAWDWRDGKLTQRWLFDSSQPGKGDYAGRGNHQLSVADVDGDGRDEVIYGSMAVDDDGKGLWTQPLFHGDTMHVSDLDPARPGLEKFGVFEDQRQNGMIGSALLDARTGQMLWSTPAEKDTGRGVAADIDPRHWGAEFWNSSSAELFDVAGKPIGPRPRQMNFAIWWDGDLLRELLDKTTISKWDWENGREIPLLSPEGLSSNNGTKATPALQADLIGDWREEVVWRSADNRELRIYTTPYPTTHRFVTLMQDPVYRLGVAWQNTAYNQPPHTSFYLGAGKQGER, via the coding sequence ATGCGCACCACTATTCGGGCCTTTACCATGATGCTCGGGCTGGCGACTTCGACCATGGCATTGGCAACTGGCCCCACCGCCCGAATAGCGGCCGAACGACTTGATCGCGGTGCGGTAGCGCTACCAGCGCAGGGCGGCGGCATGCTCATTACATGGCGTCTACTGGCCGATGATCCCGCCACCATTCGCTTCCGTCTGCTGCGCGATGGCAAGCCGATCCATGACAGCCGCGTCGGCGAAGCCACTGCCTTCGTCGACAGGAAAGGCAGCGCCACCAGCCGCTATGCGGTGCAGCGGATCGGCGACAAGGGCGCCCCCTCCCCCGCCATGATGTGGGACAAATCCTATCTCTCCATCCCCCTCACGCCCCCCGCCGACGGCGTCACCCCGGCCGGCGAGTCGTTCAGCTACACCGCCAATGATGCCAGCGCGGCCGATCTGGACGGCGACGGCCGTTACGAGATCATCCTGAAATGGGATCCGACCAACAGCCATGACAACAGCCAGGGCGGCTATAGCGGACCGGTGCTGCTCGACGCCTATCGGCTCGACGGCACGCGACTGTGGCGCATCGACCTTGGCCGCAACATCCGCGCCGGCGCCCATTATACCCAGTTCCTGGCCTTCGACTTCGACGGCGACGGCCGCGCCGAAGTGGCGATGAAGACCGCCGACGGCACGGTCGACGGCATCGGCACGGTGATCGGCGACGCCAAGGCCGACTGGCGCGGCCATGATGGCGAAGTGCCGCAGCGCGACCGCACCGGCGCCAAGGTGCTGCCGGACGGCACCAAGGTCGCGCCGATGCAGGGCCGCATCGTCAAGGGGCCGGAATATCTGACCGTCTTCGACGGCCTCACCGGCAAGGCACTGGCCACCGCCCCCTATGATCCGCCGCGCTATCCCGGCGGCAATCCCACGACCGAGCAACTGACCGAAAGCTGGGGCGATGGCTATGCCAACCGGTCCGACCGGTTCCTGGCCGGCGTCGCCTATCTCGACGGGCATCTGCCCTCGATGGTCTTTGGCCGCGGCTATTATGCCCGCACCGCGATCGCCGCCTGGGACTGGCGCGACGGCAAGCTGACCCAGCGCTGGCTGTTCGACAGCAGCCAGCCAGGCAAGGGCGACTATGCCGGGCGCGGCAATCACCAGCTTTCGGTCGCCGATGTCGATGGCGACGGCCGCGACGAGGTGATCTACGGATCGATGGCGGTCGATGACGATGGCAAGGGGCTGTGGACCCAGCCGCTCTTCCACGGCGACACCATGCATGTCAGCGATCTCGACCCCGCCCGTCCCGGCCTCGAAAAATTCGGCGTGTTCGAGGATCAGCGCCAGAATGGCATGATCGGCTCCGCCCTGCTCGACGCGCGCACCGGCCAGATGCTCTGGTCCACCCCGGCCGAAAAGGACACCGGTCGCGGCGTCGCCGCCGATATCGATCCGCGCCACTGGGGCGCCGAGTTCTGGAACTCCAGTTCGGCCGAACTGTTCGACGTCGCCGGCAAGCCGATCGGCCCGCGCCCGCGCCAGATGAACTTCGCCATCTGGTGGGATGGCGACCTGCTGCGCGAACTGCTCGACAAGACGACCATTTCCAAATGGGACTGGGAAAATGGCAGAGAAATCCCCCTGCTCTCGCCCGAGGGCCTGTCGTCCAACAATGGCACCAAGGCGACACCGGCGCTGCAGGCGGACCTGATCGGCGACTGGCGCGAGGAAGTGGTGTGGCGCAGCGCCGACAATCGCGAACTGCGCATCTACACCACCCCCTATCCGACCACGCACCGCTTCGTCACGCTGATGCAGGATCCGGTCTATCGCCTCGGCGTCGCCTGGCAGAACACCGCCTATAACCAGCCGCCGCACACCAGCTTCTATCTGGGCGCCGGCAAGCAGGGCGAACGCTGA